A stretch of Gymnodinialimonas phycosphaerae DNA encodes these proteins:
- a CDS encoding ABC transporter permease produces MSVAETSPTRAVDLAAKRRTRIVGAILILLGAFLVLVFGDAPGDATFRLSRPRDTWVLPDLIVPAQPFIYIAAALTAFLGARQFLRGGGRWTTLSLGLGLGLAVMAFLVWATAENAFSLTGMLQATMVRAVPIALGGLAAVMCERVAVVNIAVEGMLLAGAFTGALMGSVIGGWGGLLSAVVVGGFFGFILAALVVTYRMDQIIAGVVINLFVLGLTSYVSSQVFADMRHLNNAPVFRSIKIPILGDIPVIGPMLFNQNLFVYGALIMVAVSTYYLFHTRSGLRARAVGEHPRAADTLGIDVYWTRYVHVTIGGMIAGFGGAWFTLGSVGRFDENMTGGRGYIGLAAMIFGRWHPVGALMAALVFGFTDSLQQKLALLNTPIPSEFLAMAPYIATIIVVAGLVGRARAPAADGKPYVKE; encoded by the coding sequence ATGAGCGTTGCTGAAACCTCTCCGACCCGCGCCGTCGATCTGGCCGCCAAGCGCCGGACGCGCATCGTCGGGGCGATTCTCATCCTGCTTGGCGCATTTCTCGTGCTGGTGTTTGGCGATGCTCCGGGCGATGCAACCTTCCGCCTGTCGCGCCCCCGCGACACCTGGGTGCTGCCCGACCTGATCGTGCCTGCGCAGCCGTTCATCTACATCGCGGCGGCGCTTACGGCGTTTTTGGGTGCGCGGCAGTTCCTGCGCGGCGGCGGACGCTGGACGACGCTGTCGCTTGGCCTGGGTCTTGGATTGGCGGTCATGGCGTTCCTGGTTTGGGCAACGGCAGAAAACGCCTTCTCCCTGACGGGCATGCTGCAAGCCACGATGGTCCGCGCGGTGCCGATTGCCTTGGGTGGCTTGGCCGCCGTGATGTGCGAGCGCGTGGCGGTGGTGAATATCGCGGTCGAGGGCATGCTTCTGGCGGGCGCCTTCACCGGGGCCTTGATGGGATCGGTGATCGGAGGCTGGGGCGGGTTGTTGTCGGCCGTCGTCGTCGGCGGCTTCTTCGGTTTCATCCTTGCCGCGCTTGTCGTGACCTATCGAATGGACCAGATCATTGCGGGCGTCGTGATCAACCTCTTCGTGCTGGGGCTGACAAGCTATGTGTCCAGCCAGGTCTTTGCCGACATGCGTCACCTCAACAACGCGCCGGTGTTCCGGTCCATCAAGATCCCGATCCTGGGCGACATCCCGGTCATCGGCCCGATGCTGTTCAACCAGAACCTCTTCGTCTACGGCGCGCTGATCATGGTCGCCGTTTCGACCTACTACCTGTTTCACACCCGCAGCGGCCTGCGTGCCCGTGCCGTGGGCGAGCATCCGCGCGCTGCCGACACCCTTGGCATAGACGTCTACTGGACGCGCTATGTTCACGTCACCATCGGCGGCATGATCGCGGGTTTCGGGGGCGCGTGGTTCACGCTTGGCTCTGTCGGGCGGTTCGATGAAAACATGACGGGCGGGCGCGGCTACATCGGCCTTGCTGCGATGATCTTCGGGCGCTGGCACCCGGTGGGCGCCCTGATGGCGGCGCTGGTGTTCGGTTTCACGGATTCGCTGCAACAGAAGCTGGCGCTTCTCAACACGCCCATCCCGTCCGAATTCCTGGCAATGGCACCCTACATCGCGACGATTATCGTCGTCGCGGGCCTTGTTGGCCGTGCCCGGGCGCCTGCCGCCGATGGCAAGCCCTATGTGAAGGAATAA
- a CDS encoding ABC transporter permease has translation MSVNEALDTARDKLLERAAPGRVQFEDLVIVPLFAVVAALMIGALVMLATGVDLATIGRSYVALVVGSVGSVAALSETLVAAVPLVLAALGLAIGFRTGLFNIGAEGQILMGGLAAVIFGFTFANLPFVLLMPLSLLAGAVTGAFYAGIAGWLRAATGAHEVISTIMLNLISYRLLDYMLSLDWVQREGRADPVSRSVPDAAELPKLLEWLDPNLRVHAGVFLMLLAVALVYWLMFRTKLGFEFRASGASPDAARYAGIRASLIIVVAMATAGALAGLAGANQTLGVLGRATPGFSAGIGFDAIAVALMGRSHPVGVLFAGLLFGGLEAGGRQMQVDAGVSIDLIGIIQALIIVFIAAPLLVCAIFPWGFRSDPKGGAQ, from the coding sequence ATGAGTGTGAATGAAGCCCTCGACACCGCCCGCGACAAGCTGTTGGAGCGCGCCGCGCCGGGGCGTGTTCAGTTCGAAGACCTGGTGATCGTGCCTCTCTTCGCGGTGGTGGCCGCGCTTATGATCGGCGCGCTGGTCATGCTGGCGACGGGCGTCGATCTGGCCACGATCGGGCGGTCCTATGTGGCGCTGGTCGTGGGCTCTGTCGGATCGGTCGCGGCACTCTCGGAAACCTTGGTGGCCGCCGTGCCGCTGGTGCTGGCCGCGCTGGGCCTTGCGATCGGCTTTCGCACCGGCCTGTTCAATATCGGGGCAGAGGGGCAGATCCTGATGGGGGGGCTGGCCGCTGTCATTTTCGGCTTCACCTTCGCCAACCTTCCCTTCGTTCTTCTGATGCCTCTTTCACTGCTGGCTGGCGCCGTGACGGGCGCTTTCTATGCCGGGATCGCGGGCTGGCTGAGGGCGGCAACGGGTGCCCATGAGGTGATTTCCACCATCATGCTCAACCTCATTTCCTACCGCTTGCTGGACTATATGCTGAGCCTTGATTGGGTGCAGCGCGAAGGCCGCGCTGATCCGGTTTCGCGCTCTGTGCCGGACGCGGCGGAACTGCCGAAACTGCTGGAGTGGCTCGACCCGAACCTGCGCGTTCATGCAGGCGTGTTCCTGATGCTTCTGGCCGTGGCGCTGGTCTATTGGCTGATGTTTCGTACCAAGCTGGGGTTCGAGTTTCGCGCCAGCGGCGCCAGCCCGGACGCGGCTCGGTATGCCGGAATTCGCGCCTCGCTGATCATCGTTGTGGCCATGGCCACGGCGGGGGCGCTTGCGGGCCTTGCTGGGGCCAATCAGACGTTGGGTGTTCTGGGCCGTGCGACGCCGGGCTTCTCTGCGGGCATCGGTTTCGATGCCATCGCGGTGGCGCTGATGGGCCGGTCCCACCCGGTTGGCGTGCTGTTTGCGGGGCTGCTGTTCGGCGGGCTGGAGGCAGGCGGGCGGCAAATGCAGGTCGATGCGGGGGTCAGCATTGACCTGATCGGCATCATCCAGGCCCTGATCATCGTGTTCATCGCCGCGCCCCTTCTGGTTTGCGCCATCTTCCCATGGGGTTTCCGAAGTGATCCGAAAGGAGGCGCGCAATGA
- a CDS encoding ABC transporter ATP-binding protein, giving the protein MDVELKGITKRFGPVIANEDVSLSIRAGEVLGLLGENGAGKSTLMNVLCGLYRPDEGEILIDGVASKFDGPRDAIEAGIGMVHQHFMLVPIFTVAENVVLGVEPVGRLDHLDLETASAKVRDIGESYGLAVDPDALIESLPVGVQQRVEIIKVLFRSADVLILDEPTAVLTPQEVEEFFGIVRSLRDAGKAIVFITHKLNEILDIADRISVLRAGRIVGEADPKTATKADLAELMVGRPVHFEVERTEFTPGDPMLEVKDLTVLRDEAVAVDNVSLTVRAGEVVGIAGVQGNGQSALIEAITGLMSVAQGSIHFLGQDITHASVRARHAMGLAHIPEDRQRMGLIPDFTVAENMVLDSYYDARYAKGPQVQWGVVNEWAATAAAQFDVRTSSIFADAGHLSGGNQQKLIVARELSRDTRAVIAAQPTRGLDVGSIEYIHARLMAARAEGDAVLIMSSELDEILALSDRIVVMFKGRIVAEFDATTHRPEKAEIGLAMAGVVA; this is encoded by the coding sequence ATGGACGTTGAACTGAAAGGCATCACCAAGCGCTTCGGCCCGGTGATCGCCAATGAGGACGTGTCCCTGAGCATCCGCGCAGGCGAGGTCCTTGGCCTGCTGGGCGAAAACGGCGCGGGAAAATCGACCCTGATGAACGTGCTGTGCGGCCTCTACCGCCCCGATGAGGGAGAGATACTGATCGATGGCGTTGCGTCAAAGTTTGACGGTCCCCGTGATGCCATCGAAGCGGGGATCGGCATGGTGCATCAGCACTTCATGCTGGTCCCCATCTTTACCGTTGCCGAAAATGTCGTGCTGGGGGTAGAGCCCGTTGGCCGCCTTGATCACCTTGATCTGGAGACGGCCAGCGCGAAGGTCCGCGACATCGGGGAAAGCTACGGCCTGGCCGTCGATCCCGATGCATTGATCGAAAGCCTGCCGGTTGGCGTTCAGCAGCGCGTCGAAATCATCAAGGTGCTGTTCCGCTCGGCCGATGTCCTGATCCTTGATGAACCCACCGCCGTCCTGACCCCGCAAGAGGTGGAGGAGTTTTTCGGCATCGTCCGCTCTCTGCGCGACGCGGGCAAGGCGATTGTTTTCATCACCCACAAGCTGAATGAAATCCTCGACATTGCGGACCGGATCAGCGTTCTGCGCGCCGGTCGCATCGTGGGCGAGGCGGATCCGAAAACCGCGACAAAGGCAGATCTGGCCGAGTTGATGGTAGGGCGCCCCGTGCATTTCGAGGTCGAGCGGACAGAATTCACCCCCGGCGATCCGATGCTGGAGGTCAAAGATCTTACCGTGTTGCGTGATGAGGCCGTGGCCGTCGATAACGTCAGCCTCACGGTGCGCGCCGGCGAGGTCGTGGGCATCGCGGGCGTGCAGGGCAATGGGCAGTCTGCGCTGATCGAGGCGATTACCGGGCTGATGTCGGTCGCGCAGGGAAGTATCCATTTTCTGGGGCAGGACATCACCCATGCCTCTGTTCGTGCGCGGCACGCAATGGGGCTGGCCCATATCCCCGAAGATCGCCAGCGCATGGGGCTGATCCCTGATTTCACCGTGGCCGAGAACATGGTTCTCGACAGCTATTATGACGCCCGCTACGCCAAGGGCCCACAAGTGCAATGGGGCGTCGTGAACGAGTGGGCCGCCACGGCGGCTGCGCAGTTCGATGTCCGCACGTCGTCCATTTTCGCGGATGCTGGGCATCTGTCAGGCGGCAACCAGCAAAAACTGATCGTGGCCCGCGAGTTGTCCCGAGATACCCGTGCCGTGATCGCGGCACAGCCCACGCGGGGGCTGGATGTGGGGTCTATCGAATATATCCACGCCCGCCTGATGGCCGCGCGCGCCGAGGGGGACGCCGTGCTGATCATGTCGTCCGAGCTCGATGAAATCCTGGCGCTGTCGGACCGCATTGTCGTGATGTTCAAGGGCCGCATCGTGGCCGAGTTCGACGCAACGACCCACCGCCCCGAGAAGGCCGAAATCGGCTTGGCCATGGCCGGAGTAGTAGCATGA
- a CDS encoding BMP family lipoprotein, whose translation MTIQGAIKAALLPLAVCLAAPVSAFTACQITDTGGIDDNSFNQTAWRGVLEAQTAMGIDARFLESQAETDYEANITSLLGGECDIIFTIGFLLGDATQEAAAANPDQLFSIVDFAYDPPLDNVLGQVYATDEAAFMAGYLAAGMTETGIVGTFGGINIPPVTIFMDGFAYGIDYYNAQHGTDVTLLGWSPDTREGLFTNNFESLDDGRAFAQNLYDEGADIILPVAGPVGLGSAALANELGVEELMIIGVDADLYETDPERGHVYLTSIVKRMDATVFQVIERVMAGSFEGGVIVGTLANGGVDLASFHDFEGTVPEDLVAELTALRAGIIDGTVAVGPN comes from the coding sequence ATGACGATACAAGGGGCAATCAAAGCGGCACTCCTGCCACTTGCGGTGTGCTTGGCCGCACCCGTCAGTGCGTTCACCGCCTGCCAGATCACGGACACCGGCGGCATTGACGACAACAGCTTCAACCAGACCGCGTGGCGAGGCGTGCTGGAGGCGCAGACCGCCATGGGCATCGATGCACGTTTCCTCGAGTCACAGGCCGAGACGGATTACGAGGCCAACATCACCTCGCTGCTGGGCGGGGAATGTGACATCATCTTCACCATCGGCTTCCTTCTGGGCGACGCCACACAAGAGGCCGCTGCCGCCAACCCCGATCAGCTGTTTTCTATCGTCGACTTCGCCTATGACCCGCCGCTCGATAACGTGCTGGGGCAGGTCTACGCGACGGACGAGGCCGCCTTCATGGCAGGCTACCTGGCCGCAGGAATGACCGAGACGGGCATCGTGGGCACCTTTGGCGGCATCAACATCCCGCCCGTCACGATCTTCATGGATGGGTTCGCCTACGGCATCGATTACTACAATGCGCAACACGGCACCGATGTGACCCTGCTGGGATGGTCCCCGGATACCCGTGAGGGGCTGTTCACCAATAATTTCGAATCCCTCGATGACGGGCGTGCCTTTGCCCAAAACCTTTATGATGAGGGGGCAGACATCATTCTTCCCGTCGCGGGCCCCGTGGGCCTTGGCTCGGCGGCGCTGGCCAATGAACTTGGCGTGGAAGAGCTGATGATCATCGGAGTGGACGCCGATCTATATGAGACCGACCCCGAACGCGGGCATGTCTACTTGACGTCCATCGTCAAGCGCATGGATGCGACCGTCTTTCAGGTGATCGAACGGGTCATGGCCGGTTCGTTCGAAGGCGGCGTGATCGTCGGCACCCTGGCCAATGGCGGCGTCGATCTTGCGTCTTTCCATGACTTCGAGGGCACCGTGCCCGAGGATCTGGTGGCCGAACTCACGGCACTGCGCGCAGGCATCATCGACGGCACCGTCGCGGTGGGGCCGAACTGA
- a CDS encoding class II glutamine amidotransferase gives MCRLYAMHANEPTRVECGLVNAQNALMAQSAGDLTGMMHGHGWGVADYPDGVPIVEKQTWAAFHGEHFQKAAARVYARTAVAHVRRATVGKTSLENTHPFHHGRWIFAHNGTVPNFEALRMTFLEHMDPLHRSEIQGETDSEHVFRYLLSLFLRHPEVGLLETVRRGLDQIVGWCREVDPTKTIGLNTVLTDGERMVGSRLNRSLVHLRRDHLHVCLVCGQTHVKHEPTIDYRAVEIASEPVTQDETWINIPNASVFQTTDDFSLDIRPMGTHAAAALRS, from the coding sequence ATGTGCCGCCTTTACGCCATGCATGCCAACGAGCCGACCCGCGTCGAATGCGGCCTGGTCAACGCCCAGAACGCCTTGATGGCGCAAAGTGCGGGCGATTTGACCGGGATGATGCATGGCCATGGCTGGGGCGTCGCCGACTATCCCGATGGCGTGCCGATTGTCGAAAAGCAGACGTGGGCCGCCTTCCATGGAGAACACTTCCAGAAGGCCGCCGCGCGGGTCTACGCCCGCACTGCCGTGGCCCACGTGCGCCGCGCCACCGTGGGGAAGACGAGCCTTGAGAACACGCACCCCTTCCATCACGGTCGATGGATCTTCGCGCACAACGGCACCGTGCCGAATTTCGAAGCCCTTCGGATGACGTTCCTGGAACACATGGACCCGCTGCACCGGTCCGAGATACAGGGCGAGACCGACAGCGAGCATGTCTTCCGCTACCTGCTGAGCCTTTTTCTGCGTCATCCCGAAGTTGGCCTTCTGGAAACCGTGCGCCGGGGCCTCGACCAGATTGTCGGATGGTGCCGAGAGGTCGACCCGACAAAGACCATCGGGCTGAACACCGTGCTCACCGATGGAGAAAGGATGGTCGGCTCTCGGCTCAACCGCTCTCTCGTGCACCTGCGGCGCGATCACCTGCATGTCTGTCTGGTCTGCGGCCAGACCCATGTGAAGCACGAACCCACCATCGATTACCGCGCGGTCGAGATTGCCTCGGAACCGGTGACGCAAGATGAGACGTGGATCAACATTCCCAATGCGTCCGTCTTCCAGACGACCGATGATTTCAGCCTCGACATTCGCCCCATGGGCACACATGCCGCCGCGGCCCTGCGGTCGTGA
- the acsA gene encoding acetate--CoA ligase, with protein sequence MTDTMTRDRVGQFTDPSGRTFGEDGTLNIAYEALDRHVEDGHGTEIAMIWLGKDDTRQEISYSDLSAMASRFANVLTSHGCAPGDSLFALMGRVPELYATALGALKAGAVFTPLFSAFGPEPIRTRMEIGDAKVLVTTASIYNRKIAPWRDDLPSLKLVLILGDEAPDGCVALAPAMAAAAPEFTVAKTAPEDPALIHFTSGTTGKPKGAVHVHGAVAYHAFSGRHALDLNPGTIYWCTADPGWVTGTSYGIIAPLVNRVTMIVDEAEFDLERWYGIVEREAVQVWYSAPTAIRMMMRAGAEAAKPFDFSALRFLASVGEPLNPEAVIWSEQVFGQPFHDNWWQTETGGIMIANCPGETVKPGSMGKPLPGITAGIVDRTDAGLRELPDGEIGELALRPGWPSMMRTYLHEQARYDKCFVDGRYLSGDLAMRDAEGYFWFVGRADDLIKTSGHLIGPFEVESALIEHEAVAEAGVIGLPDETAGEVVKAYVTLNPGFGSSRALEREIRGHARKKLGPAVAPREIVFRTTLPKTRSGKIMRRLLKARELGLPEGDISTLETDET encoded by the coding sequence ATGACCGACACGATGACGCGCGACAGAGTTGGACAGTTCACCGATCCCTCCGGGCGGACGTTCGGCGAGGACGGCACCCTCAACATCGCCTATGAGGCGCTTGATCGGCACGTTGAAGACGGTCACGGCACGGAAATTGCCATGATCTGGCTGGGAAAGGACGACACCCGGCAAGAGATTTCCTATTCGGATCTCTCCGCGATGGCGTCTCGGTTTGCGAACGTGCTGACATCTCATGGATGCGCCCCCGGCGACAGCCTGTTCGCCCTGATGGGCCGCGTGCCTGAGCTTTACGCAACGGCCTTGGGCGCTTTGAAAGCCGGTGCGGTCTTCACCCCCTTGTTCTCGGCCTTCGGTCCTGAACCGATCCGAACGCGGATGGAAATCGGCGATGCGAAGGTGCTTGTGACGACGGCGTCGATCTACAACCGCAAGATTGCGCCCTGGCGGGACGATCTGCCCTCGCTCAAGCTGGTTCTCATTCTTGGTGATGAGGCCCCCGATGGCTGCGTTGCGCTTGCGCCTGCGATGGCCGCCGCCGCGCCCGAATTCACCGTCGCCAAGACAGCCCCCGAAGACCCCGCATTGATCCACTTCACGTCCGGCACCACGGGCAAGCCGAAAGGGGCCGTGCACGTCCACGGCGCGGTGGCGTATCACGCGTTTTCGGGCCGCCACGCGCTGGATCTGAACCCTGGCACAATCTACTGGTGCACCGCCGATCCCGGCTGGGTGACCGGCACGTCCTACGGGATCATCGCGCCCCTGGTGAACCGCGTGACAATGATCGTGGATGAGGCGGAGTTCGATCTGGAGCGGTGGTACGGCATCGTGGAACGTGAAGCGGTGCAGGTCTGGTACTCTGCCCCTACCGCGATCCGCATGATGATGCGCGCGGGCGCAGAAGCCGCCAAGCCCTTCGACTTTTCCGCCCTGCGGTTTCTGGCCAGCGTGGGCGAGCCCCTGAACCCCGAAGCCGTGATCTGGAGCGAGCAGGTCTTCGGCCAGCCCTTCCACGACAATTGGTGGCAAACGGAAACCGGCGGCATCATGATCGCCAATTGCCCCGGTGAAACGGTCAAGCCCGGCTCTATGGGCAAACCCCTGCCCGGCATCACTGCCGGGATCGTGGACCGCACGGACGCGGGCTTGCGCGAGTTACCTGACGGCGAGATCGGCGAACTGGCTCTGCGCCCCGGGTGGCCCTCCATGATGCGCACGTACCTGCATGAGCAAGCTCGGTACGACAAATGCTTCGTCGATGGGCGGTATCTGTCCGGCGATCTGGCGATGCGCGATGCCGAGGGATATTTCTGGTTCGTCGGCCGCGCCGATGACCTGATCAAGACATCCGGCCATCTGATCGGTCCGTTCGAGGTCGAAAGCGCGTTGATCGAACACGAGGCCGTGGCTGAAGCGGGCGTGATCGGCCTGCCGGATGAGACAGCGGGCGAGGTCGTGAAGGCCTATGTGACGCTGAACCCGGGTTTTGGCTCCTCGCGCGCGCTGGAGCGTGAGATCCGGGGACACGCCCGCAAGAAGCTCGGCCCCGCCGTCGCCCCGCGTGAGATCGTGTTTCGCACGACCCTTCCCAAGACCCGCTCGGGCAAGATCATGCGCCGCCTTCTGAAGGCCCGCGAACTGGGCCTGCCGGAAGGTGACATTTCCACATTGGAGACGGATGAGACATGA
- the pdhA gene encoding pyruvate dehydrogenase (acetyl-transferring) E1 component subunit alpha produces the protein MNASLKPRLDKDHVRALLRDMIRIRRFEDKCAELYTQQKIRGFLHLYDGEEAVAVGVIPVLRPDDAVVATYREHGHALVRGVPMTTIMAEMYGKAEGCSGGRGGSMHLFDADRNFLGGNAIVGGGLPLATGRALADRMKGNDSVTVCFFGEGAVAEGEFHEAMNLAQLWKLPVLFVCENNGYAMGSALDRTEAQVNVAQKAAAYGVEARQVDGMDVVAVEAATRQAVARMRDTGAPMLLECLTYRFRPHSMFDAQLYRDKAEVAVWRRKGPIVRFQTWLTDNNLIHVEEIEALEAEADAEIAEAVAFAEAGTWEPVETLTAHVLGPQPDPPTLPTSSGNMIEMTYREAVKQAIRDAMIRDDRVFLMGEDVGAYGGCYAVSKGLMAEFGEGRIRDTPLAESGFTGAGIGAAVAGMRPIVELMTVNFSLLALDQIMNTAATLRHMSGGQFGVPLVIRMATGAGKQLAAQHSHSLEGWYAHIPGLKVLTPATLEDARGMLWTALEDPDPVLIFENVMLYNRSGQIDEAAGPVDISRAAIRREGSDLSLITYGGSLFKTLEAADQLAADGISAEVIDLRSLRPLDDATILASVRKTRRAVVVDEGWRSGGISAEISARIMEQALWSIDAPVGRVCAEEVPIPYPKHLEDAAIPDVTRIVASVKAMMGR, from the coding sequence ATGAACGCTTCCCTCAAACCCCGCCTCGACAAAGATCATGTGCGTGCGCTGCTCCGCGACATGATCCGCATCCGCCGCTTCGAAGACAAATGCGCCGAGCTTTACACACAACAAAAGATCCGCGGTTTCCTGCACCTTTATGATGGCGAAGAAGCCGTGGCCGTGGGCGTCATCCCGGTGCTGAGACCCGACGATGCCGTCGTGGCGACCTACCGCGAACACGGCCACGCGCTTGTGCGCGGTGTGCCGATGACGACGATCATGGCCGAGATGTATGGCAAGGCCGAGGGATGCTCGGGCGGGCGCGGCGGGTCCATGCATCTGTTCGATGCAGACAGGAACTTCCTTGGCGGCAATGCGATTGTCGGCGGGGGGCTGCCGTTGGCAACGGGGCGGGCCTTGGCGGATCGCATGAAGGGAAACGACAGCGTCACCGTATGCTTCTTCGGCGAAGGCGCCGTGGCGGAGGGCGAATTCCACGAGGCGATGAACCTTGCACAGTTGTGGAAGCTTCCGGTGCTGTTCGTGTGCGAAAACAACGGATACGCCATGGGCTCGGCGCTGGACCGGACCGAGGCGCAGGTCAATGTCGCGCAGAAGGCCGCCGCCTACGGGGTTGAAGCGCGGCAGGTGGATGGCATGGATGTCGTGGCTGTGGAAGCCGCCACCCGCCAAGCCGTGGCCCGCATGCGTGATACCGGTGCACCGATGTTGTTGGAGTGCCTGACTTATCGCTTCCGTCCACATTCGATGTTCGACGCCCAACTCTATCGCGACAAGGCCGAGGTCGCGGTCTGGCGCAGGAAGGGGCCGATCGTGCGGTTCCAGACCTGGCTTACGGACAACAACCTGATCCACGTAGAAGAAATCGAGGCCTTGGAAGCCGAGGCCGACGCCGAGATCGCCGAGGCAGTCGCCTTCGCTGAGGCCGGCACATGGGAGCCGGTCGAAACCCTCACGGCCCATGTGTTGGGACCGCAGCCAGACCCGCCCACGCTGCCCACATCATCCGGCAATATGATCGAGATGACCTACCGCGAGGCCGTCAAACAGGCGATCCGCGACGCCATGATCCGCGACGATCGCGTGTTTCTGATGGGCGAGGATGTCGGCGCCTATGGCGGCTGCTACGCCGTGTCCAAGGGGCTGATGGCGGAATTCGGGGAAGGTCGCATTCGCGACACGCCCTTGGCGGAGTCCGGTTTCACCGGCGCGGGCATCGGGGCCGCCGTGGCGGGCATGCGCCCTATAGTGGAGTTGATGACGGTCAACTTCTCACTTCTGGCGCTTGATCAGATCATGAACACCGCCGCAACCCTGCGTCACATGTCCGGCGGGCAGTTCGGCGTGCCGCTGGTGATCCGCATGGCGACCGGGGCGGGCAAGCAGTTGGCCGCGCAGCATTCCCATAGCCTGGAGGGGTGGTACGCCCACATCCCGGGCCTGAAGGTGCTGACCCCGGCCACGCTGGAAGACGCGCGCGGCATGCTGTGGACGGCCCTGGAAGACCCCGATCCCGTGCTGATCTTCGAGAACGTGATGCTTTACAACCGTTCGGGGCAGATCGACGAGGCCGCGGGACCCGTCGATATCAGCCGCGCCGCCATACGGCGCGAGGGCAGCGATCTGAGCCTGATCACCTATGGCGGATCACTGTTCAAGACGCTGGAGGCGGCGGACCAGCTGGCGGCAGACGGCATCTCGGCCGAAGTCATCGACCTGCGCAGCCTGCGGCCGCTGGACGACGCCACGATCCTCGCATCGGTTCGCAAGACCCGACGCGCGGTGGTTGTCGATGAAGGCTGGCGGTCCGGCGGGATATCGGCCGAGATCTCCGCCCGGATCATGGAGCAGGCCCTGTGGTCGATCGATGCGCCCGTGGGTCGGGTTTGCGCGGAAGAGGTACCGATCCCCTACCCCAAACACCTGGAAGACGCCGCGATCCCAGATGTCACCCGGATCGTCGCGTCGGTCAAAGCCATGATGGGGCGCTGA
- a CDS encoding dihydrolipoamide acetyltransferase family protein, with translation MGVFAMPSLGADMEEGTLVEWTVAKGDTIARGDVIAVIETQKGAIEIECFEDGVVSEFLIDVGKAVPVGAPLAIIGTGDAPDVPDPTPPEVPASPPPLQPPTPAPDVPGESPVELPDEEPLETPELPPEENRLSPLDPPSPPPAEDIRASPAARTRARELGIDLRGIRGTGPDGVIVLADVERTQPASDVQQALAPPEKDPKAEMRKAIAAAMVRSKQTIPHFYLSQTFDMQAAQDHLAQLNKDRPPSDRLLLGALLVRATALAARDCPTLNGHYVDNTFTPSTEINVGLAIALRGGGLVAPALMQADTLDLDKTMAAMRDLVSRARTGRLRGREMTAGTITLSSLGDNGAEAMSGVIFPPQVALVGLGSPKTRPWIIEGTVQPRSVVQMTLSVDHRANDGRQASRFIAAFESHLQTPEEL, from the coding sequence ATGGGTGTTTTCGCAATGCCATCGCTGGGGGCCGACATGGAGGAGGGAACGCTTGTGGAATGGACAGTGGCCAAGGGCGACACCATCGCGCGCGGTGACGTGATTGCGGTGATCGAGACCCAAAAGGGCGCCATAGAGATCGAGTGCTTTGAAGACGGCGTGGTCTCTGAATTTCTTATCGATGTTGGAAAGGCCGTCCCCGTGGGCGCGCCATTGGCCATTATCGGCACTGGGGACGCGCCCGACGTGCCTGACCCCACTCCGCCAGAGGTTCCGGCAAGCCCGCCGCCCTTGCAGCCCCCCACCCCCGCACCGGATGTGCCGGGCGAAAGCCCCGTGGAGCTTCCCGATGAAGAGCCGCTTGAAACGCCAGAGCTTCCCCCCGAGGAAAATCGGTTGTCGCCTCTCGATCCCCCCTCGCCTCCGCCTGCTGAAGATATCCGCGCCTCCCCCGCCGCGCGGACGCGGGCGCGCGAGCTTGGCATTGACTTGCGTGGTATCAGGGGCACCGGGCCAGATGGGGTGATTGTCCTCGCCGATGTGGAGCGGACCCAACCGGCAAGTGATGTGCAACAAGCACTGGCCCCGCCCGAAAAGGATCCCAAAGCCGAAATGCGCAAGGCGATTGCCGCCGCGATGGTCCGGTCAAAGCAGACGATCCCGCATTTCTACCTATCCCAAACGTTCGACATGCAGGCCGCGCAGGACCACCTGGCGCAGCTGAACAAAGACCGCCCCCCCAGTGACCGCTTGCTGCTTGGGGCGCTTTTGGTGCGCGCGACGGCATTGGCGGCCAGGGACTGCCCGACGCTGAACGGTCACTATGTCGACAACACCTTCACCCCCTCGACCGAGATCAATGTGGGACTGGCCATTGCCCTGCGTGGCGGCGGGCTTGTCGCGCCGGCCTTGATGCAGGCGGACACATTGGACCTGGATAAGACGATGGCGGCGATGCGCGATCTTGTCAGCCGCGCGCGAACCGGGCGGCTTCGCGGGCGTGAGATGACGGCAGGCACGATCACCCTCTCCAGCCTTGGCGACAACGGGGCAGAGGCGATGTCGGGCGTGATCTTTCCACCGCAAGTGGCCCTTGTAGGCCTTGGGTCCCCGAAAACGCGCCCCTGGATCATCGAAGGCACGGTGCAGCCACGATCCGTTGTTCAAATGACGCTTTCGGTTGACCACCGGGCAAATGACGGACGGCAGGCATCCCGTTTCATCGCCGCGTTCGAGAGCCATCTGCAAACCCCGGAGGAGCTATGA